One segment of Penaeus vannamei isolate JL-2024 chromosome 3, ASM4276789v1, whole genome shotgun sequence DNA contains the following:
- the LOC113829108 gene encoding ubiquitin-conjugating enzyme E2 2, producing the protein MALKRIAKDHEELQSHPLENLWACPNEDKDDPYIWQVTMLGPPETPYEGGIFFLDMYFSEDYPWMKPKVQFSTAVYHPNVNSRGEVCLDLLTNNWRPDFTISSVLLGLYSLMADPSPEDFLDLEIANEFVDDRERFNETARDWTKKWAC; encoded by the exons ATGGCGCTTAAAAGGATTGCTAAA GACCACGAAGAACTACAAAGTCACCCGCTCGAGAACCTGTGGGCGTGTCCGAACGAGGACAAAGACGACCCTTACATATGGCAGGTGACGATGCTGGGGCCGCCGGAGACGCCTTACGAAGGAGGGATTTTCTTCCTCGACATGTATTTTAGTGAAGATTATCCCTGGATGAAACCGAAG GTGCAGTTCAGCACGGCAGTTTATCACCCAAACGTAAATAGCAGGGGTGAAGTGTGTCTTGACCTTTTGACGAATAACTGGAGGCCTGATTTTACGATTTCTTCTG TGCTCCTCGGCCTTTACTCACTTATGGCGGACCCAAGTCCTGAGGATTTCTTGGACCTGGAAATAGCAAATGAGTTtgtagatgatagagagagatttaacGAAACAGCCAGAGATTGGACGAAAAAGTGGGCATGTTAA